A portion of the Cellulophaga algicola DSM 14237 genome contains these proteins:
- the ald gene encoding alanine dehydrogenase → MKIGIPKEIKNNESRVGMTPGGVFELVKHNHEVFVQSTAGDNSGFLDEAYVDAGATILETIEEVYAIAEMIVKVKEPIQEEYSLIKKGQIVFTYFHFASSEPLTKAMIESGAVCIAYETVEDKDGGLPLLTPMSEVAGRMSIQQGAKYLEKPVKGRGLLLGGVPGVPPGKVLILGAGVVGMQAAKMASGLGAQVTILDVDMKRLRYANDVLPNNCTTLFSNEYNIREFVQTHDLIIGGVLLKGKKAPNLITRDMLKTMKSGAVIVDVAVDQGGCVETTRPTTHEDPIYIIDEIVHYSVANMPGAVPYTSTIALTNVTTAYAIKIANMGWKKALASDPGLQKGLNISEGEVVYKEIIEAFEWAS, encoded by the coding sequence ATGAAAATAGGTATCCCTAAGGAAATTAAAAACAATGAGAGTCGTGTAGGAATGACTCCAGGTGGTGTTTTTGAACTTGTAAAACACAACCATGAAGTATTTGTACAGTCAACAGCAGGTGATAATAGTGGTTTCTTAGATGAAGCTTATGTAGATGCTGGAGCTACAATTCTTGAAACCATTGAAGAGGTATATGCTATCGCTGAAATGATTGTAAAGGTTAAAGAACCTATTCAGGAAGAATACAGCCTTATTAAAAAAGGACAAATTGTATTCACATACTTCCATTTTGCTTCAAGCGAGCCTTTAACTAAGGCTATGATAGAAAGTGGTGCTGTCTGTATTGCTTATGAAACAGTAGAAGATAAAGATGGTGGCTTACCATTATTAACGCCAATGTCTGAAGTTGCTGGTAGAATGTCTATCCAACAAGGGGCAAAATATTTAGAAAAACCAGTAAAAGGTCGTGGACTATTATTAGGTGGTGTACCAGGAGTTCCTCCAGGAAAAGTTTTAATACTTGGTGCAGGGGTAGTAGGTATGCAAGCTGCTAAAATGGCATCTGGTTTAGGTGCTCAGGTAACTATTTTGGATGTTGACATGAAACGTTTGCGTTATGCAAATGACGTTTTACCAAATAACTGTACTACGTTATTTTCTAACGAATACAACATTAGAGAATTTGTACAAACACATGATCTTATAATTGGTGGTGTTTTACTTAAAGGTAAAAAAGCGCCAAATTTAATTACTAGAGACATGCTAAAAACCATGAAGTCTGGTGCTGTTATTGTAGATGTTGCTGTAGATCAAGGAGGTTGTGTAGAAACAACAAGACCTACAACGCATGAAGATCCTATTTATATTATAGATGAAATTGTACATTATTCTGTTGCAAATATGCCAGGTGCGGTACCTTATACTTCTACTATAGCGCTTACTAACGTAACTACAGCTTACGCTATTAAGATTGCTAATATGGGTTGGAAAAAAGCATTAGCTTCTGATCCGGGACTACAGAAAGGTTTAAATATTTCTGAAGGTGAAGTAGTTTATAAAGAAATTATTGAGGCATTTGAATGGGCTTCTTAA
- a CDS encoding leucine--tRNA ligase, whose protein sequence is MNYDFTEIEAKWQKYWAENQTFKAENNSDKEKFYVLDMFPYPSGAGLHVGHPLGYIASDIYARYKRHKGFNVLHPMGYDSFGLPAEQYAIQTGQHPATTTATNIKRYREQLDKIGFSFDWSREVRTSTPEYYKWTQWIFIQLFNSWYNNNSNKAEDIITLIALFEKEGNATVNAVSDEDIIAFTAEEWKAFDTKKQQELLLQYRLTYLAETEVNWCPELGTVLANDEIVNGVSERGGHPVIRKKMTQWSMRISAYAQRLLDDLTTVDWPQPLKDSQTNWIGRSQGASVTFQILPLAPSEGKGTAPGYMTGGNNSHLLLEKAKEMRNNPTEAEAVLWESLKGKNSGDKFRRQHLIADFIVDFVCLSKKLVIEVDGAIHDTQKEADQVRTDVLNARGFKVIRFTNEEVIGDLDTVLKSITNELAISKEVPPSGVRGIDVFTTRPDTIFGVSFMTLAPEHELVAKITTPEQKAAVDAYIEATAKRSERERMADVKTISGVFTGAYAEHPFTKEPIPIWIGDYVLAGYGTGAVMAVPCGDQRDYDFAKKFNIAIPNVFEGVDISEEAHADKDKTVIANSDFLSGLPYKKAMKLAIYELEKIGQGKGKINYRLRDAVFSRQRYWGEPFPVYYVDGMPQMIDAKHLPIALPEVEKYLPTETGEPPLGNATVWAWDTVSNQVVDNSKINNATVWPLELNTMPGWAGSSFYFNRYMDPNNENEIFSKEAMDYWQDVDLYIGGSEHATGHLLYARFWQKFLFDKGVVPKNEFAKKLINQGMITGTSAFVHRVGYNISRFSDVDLTQEELDLIDELSDKYKILENTFISNDVIKLIRVYYGDVKNNEEQEHNDFVLSIDKKLTSIIEKEIEKLNLKGKVVIENNSRNYYETHVDVSFVNASDELDVEMFKNWRKEYKDATFILDNGEFYDENSSPSGRSGGEFKVSREVEKMSKSKYNVVSPDSICVEYGADSLRLYEMFLGPLEQSKPWNTAGITGTHGFLKKLWRLYHSGENGAFYVTNTPPSEGSGEDLKTLHKTIKKVQEDIENFSFNTSVSTFMIAVNELSAQKCTSREVLEALIVLVSPYAPHIAEELWSKLGHTASIATAPFPKFEASHLVESSKEYPVSFNGKMRFKLELPMDFTKDQIEEAVMAHEKTIQQLAGRAPKKVIIVPGKIINIVG, encoded by the coding sequence ATGAACTACGATTTCACAGAAATTGAAGCCAAATGGCAAAAATATTGGGCAGAAAACCAAACGTTTAAAGCAGAGAACAATTCTGATAAAGAAAAGTTTTATGTCTTAGATATGTTTCCTTATCCTTCTGGAGCAGGACTCCATGTTGGGCATCCGTTAGGGTATATTGCTAGTGATATTTATGCACGTTATAAAAGACATAAGGGGTTTAATGTATTGCACCCAATGGGATATGATTCTTTTGGCTTGCCAGCAGAACAATATGCTATTCAAACAGGGCAGCATCCAGCAACAACTACAGCAACTAATATTAAAAGATATAGAGAGCAATTAGATAAAATTGGTTTCTCTTTTGATTGGAGTAGAGAAGTACGTACGTCTACTCCGGAGTATTATAAATGGACACAGTGGATTTTTATTCAGTTGTTCAACTCTTGGTATAATAATAATTCTAATAAGGCAGAAGACATAATTACATTGATTGCTCTTTTTGAAAAAGAAGGTAATGCAACAGTAAATGCTGTTTCTGATGAAGATATTATTGCTTTTACGGCAGAGGAGTGGAAAGCATTTGACACTAAAAAGCAACAAGAATTACTTTTACAATATAGGTTAACATATTTGGCTGAAACTGAAGTGAACTGGTGCCCAGAATTAGGTACGGTTTTAGCAAATGATGAGATTGTAAACGGAGTTTCAGAACGCGGTGGTCACCCTGTTATCCGTAAAAAAATGACACAATGGAGTATGCGAATTTCTGCATATGCACAACGTTTGTTAGATGATTTGACTACGGTAGATTGGCCACAACCGCTTAAAGATTCACAAACCAATTGGATTGGTAGAAGTCAAGGTGCTTCAGTAACGTTTCAAATCCTCCCCCTAGCCCCCTCCGAAGGAAAGGGAACTGCTCCTGGGTATATGACTGGGGGTAATAATTCGCATTTATTATTGGAAAAAGCTAAAGAGATGCGAAATAATCCTACAGAGGCAGAAGCTGTGTTGTGGGAAAGTTTGAAAGGGAAAAATAGTGGAGATAAATTTAGAAGACAACATCTAATTGCTGATTTCATAGTTGATTTTGTATGCCTTTCTAAGAAATTAGTTATTGAGGTTGATGGGGCTATTCATGATACTCAAAAAGAGGCAGATCAAGTACGTACAGATGTTTTAAATGCTAGAGGTTTTAAAGTCATTCGTTTTACGAATGAAGAAGTTATAGGAGATTTAGACACAGTCTTAAAAAGTATAACAAATGAGCTTGCAATTAGCAAGGAAGTTCCCCCTTCGGGGGTTAGGGGGATTGATGTGTTTACCACGCGCCCTGATACTATTTTCGGAGTTTCTTTTATGACGCTGGCGCCAGAGCATGAGTTGGTAGCTAAAATAACCACTCCAGAGCAGAAAGCAGCGGTAGATGCATATATTGAGGCAACCGCAAAACGTAGCGAGCGGGAGCGTATGGCAGATGTTAAAACCATTTCAGGAGTATTCACGGGGGCTTATGCAGAGCATCCTTTTACCAAAGAGCCGATTCCGATTTGGATTGGTGATTATGTTTTAGCAGGATACGGTACAGGAGCGGTTATGGCAGTGCCTTGTGGTGATCAGCGTGATTATGATTTTGCTAAAAAATTCAATATAGCTATTCCTAATGTATTTGAAGGCGTAGATATTTCTGAAGAAGCACATGCTGATAAAGATAAAACTGTAATTGCAAATTCTGATTTCTTAAGCGGATTGCCGTATAAAAAAGCGATGAAATTAGCAATTTATGAATTGGAAAAAATAGGACAAGGAAAAGGGAAAATTAACTACCGTTTGCGTGATGCTGTTTTTAGCAGACAACGGTATTGGGGAGAACCTTTCCCAGTATATTATGTAGATGGTATGCCGCAAATGATAGATGCGAAGCATTTACCAATTGCATTACCAGAAGTAGAAAAATATTTACCCACCGAAACTGGTGAGCCACCATTAGGGAATGCTACCGTTTGGGCCTGGGACACGGTTTCTAACCAGGTTGTAGATAACAGTAAGATAAATAACGCCACGGTGTGGCCCTTAGAATTAAATACCATGCCAGGTTGGGCGGGGAGTAGTTTCTACTTTAACCGCTATATGGACCCCAATAATGAGAATGAAATATTCTCTAAAGAGGCGATGGACTATTGGCAAGATGTAGATTTATACATTGGTGGTAGTGAGCATGCAACAGGACATTTATTATATGCTCGTTTTTGGCAAAAATTCTTGTTTGATAAAGGGGTAGTGCCTAAAAACGAGTTTGCTAAAAAACTGATCAATCAAGGAATGATTACGGGGACAAGTGCTTTTGTTCATAGAGTGGGTTATAATATTTCAAGATTTTCTGATGTGGATCTTACACAAGAAGAGTTGGATTTAATTGATGAATTGAGTGATAAATATAAGATTTTAGAAAATACATTTATTTCTAATGACGTAATTAAGCTCATTAGGGTTTATTATGGAGATGTTAAAAATAACGAAGAACAAGAACATAATGATTTTGTTTTATCGATTGATAAGAAGCTAACCTCTATAATTGAAAAAGAAATAGAGAAATTAAATTTAAAAGGAAAAGTTGTAATTGAGAATAATTCCAGAAATTATTACGAAACGCACGTTGATGTATCGTTTGTAAATGCTTCAGATGAATTAGATGTTGAAATGTTTAAAAATTGGAGGAAAGAGTATAAGGATGCTACTTTTATTTTGGACAATGGTGAGTTTTACGATGAGAACTCCTCCCCTTCGGGGAGGTCGGGAGGGGAATTTAAAGTTTCTCGCGAAGTAGAAAAAATGTCTAAATCTAAATACAATGTGGTAAGTCCGGATAGTATTTGTGTAGAGTATGGGGCAGACAGTTTGCGTTTGTATGAGATGTTTTTAGGGCCATTAGAGCAATCTAAGCCTTGGAATACAGCTGGTATTACAGGTACTCATGGTTTTCTTAAAAAATTATGGCGTTTGTACCATTCTGGAGAAAATGGAGCTTTTTACGTAACAAACACCCCTCCTTCGGAGGGGTCGGGGGAGGATTTAAAAACTTTGCATAAAACCATAAAGAAAGTACAAGAAGATATTGAGAATTTCTCATTTAATACCTCGGTATCTACCTTTATGATTGCGGTAAATGAACTGTCTGCACAGAAATGTACGAGTAGAGAAGTGCTAGAGGCGTTAATTGTTTTAGTATCGCCTTACGCACCACATATCGCGGAAGAATTATGGAGTAAATTAGGACATACAGCATCTATTGCTACAGCACCGTTTCCAAAGTTTGAAGCATCACATTTAGTAGAGAGTAGTAAAGAATATCCAGTTTCTTTTAATGGAAAAATGCGTTTTAAATTAGAGCTTCCGATGGATTTTACTAAAGATCAGATAGAAGAAGCAGTAATGGCTCATGAAAAAACAATACAACAATTAGCAGGAAGAGCACCTAAAAAGGTAATTATTGTTCCTGGTAAAATTATCAATATAGTAGGGTAA
- a CDS encoding cell division protein FtsX: MSKSFERYQQRKLISSYFSVVLSIGLVLFLLGILGLLVLNTKKLADHFKEQITISVFLKDNAKQVEIDQLQKSLVMAAYTKAATYVSKEEAAAQHSEDIGENFQDFLGYNPLKNSIDVQLNADFVTPEQLEEIATEITTKGYVEEVSYDKPLIGLLNENVKRISFWILVASSIFTFIAVLLINSSIRLSIYSKRFIIKTMQMVGATKVFIRKPFIWTNIKLGLLGAILAMLALAGVLYYVNENFPELGLMEDPIILLILFSSVFILGLLISLISTYFATQRFLNLRTDELYY; the protein is encoded by the coding sequence ATGAGTAAATCTTTCGAGCGCTATCAACAACGTAAATTAATATCGAGCTATTTTTCTGTAGTCTTAAGCATAGGTCTTGTGCTTTTTCTATTAGGTATTTTAGGCTTATTGGTTTTAAATACAAAAAAACTAGCCGATCATTTTAAAGAACAAATAACCATCTCTGTCTTTTTAAAAGACAATGCAAAGCAGGTAGAAATAGACCAACTCCAGAAAAGCTTAGTCATGGCAGCATATACCAAAGCCGCTACCTACGTTTCTAAAGAAGAAGCAGCAGCACAGCACAGCGAAGATATTGGCGAAAATTTTCAAGATTTCCTAGGGTATAATCCACTAAAAAACTCCATTGATGTTCAATTAAATGCAGATTTTGTGACCCCAGAGCAACTAGAAGAAATAGCAACAGAAATTACAACCAAAGGATATGTAGAAGAAGTTAGCTATGACAAACCATTAATTGGTTTACTTAATGAAAATGTAAAACGAATTAGCTTCTGGATTTTAGTAGCCAGTAGCATTTTTACTTTTATTGCCGTTTTACTCATTAACAGCTCCATACGCCTGTCTATCTATTCCAAGCGTTTTATTATTAAAACGATGCAAATGGTAGGCGCTACCAAAGTGTTTATTCGCAAACCATTTATTTGGACAAATATTAAACTAGGCCTACTGGGCGCTATTTTAGCAATGCTCGCATTAGCCGGAGTTTTATACTATGTGAATGAAAATTTCCCAGAATTGGGCCTCATGGAAGACCCTATTATTCTCCTGATTCTTTTTTCTAGTGTTTTTATTTTAGGCTTGTTAATTTCACTTATTAGCACCTACTTTGCAACACAACGTTTTTTAAATCTAAGAACAGACGAATTATATTATTAA
- a CDS encoding DUF3098 domain-containing protein produces the protein MAYKSDNSNPDSKKEFIFQNKNYTFMFIGLAFIVIGFILMSGGGSDDPNVFNPEIYSFRRIRLAPTLVLIGLGIEIYAILLNPHKKN, from the coding sequence ATGGCATACAAGAGCGACAATTCAAATCCGGATTCTAAAAAAGAATTTATCTTTCAAAATAAGAATTACACCTTCATGTTTATTGGCCTTGCTTTTATAGTAATAGGGTTTATATTAATGAGCGGCGGAGGTAGTGATGACCCTAACGTTTTTAATCCTGAAATATATAGTTTTAGAAGAATCCGTTTAGCACCAACGCTTGTCCTTATAGGCTTAGGTATAGAAATCTACGCTATTTTGTTGAACCCTCATAAGAAAAATTAA
- a CDS encoding undecaprenyl-diphosphate phosphatase has translation MEVIDAIILGIIQGLTEFLPVSSSGHLELGKAILGDHSVPEESLLFTVVLHFATALSTLVVFRKDVWELLCGLFQFKWNEETQFSIKIIISMLPAVFVGLFFEKQLESFFGGNVRFVGFMLLVTAVLLYLADKAKDTDKKVSFKSAFLVGISQAIAMLPGISRSGATISTSVLLGVDKTKAARFSFLMVVPLIFGKIFKDLLGGELTFDGDNNVAMGAGFIAAFIAGLGACTWMIQLVKKSKLSYFAIYCLIVGLIAIAYGYLA, from the coding sequence TTGGAAGTTATAGACGCAATAATCCTCGGGATAATTCAAGGATTAACAGAATTTCTACCTGTTTCATCAAGTGGACATTTAGAATTAGGAAAAGCTATTTTAGGAGACCATTCTGTACCCGAAGAGAGCCTTTTATTCACGGTAGTTCTTCATTTTGCAACAGCATTGAGTACGCTTGTTGTTTTTAGAAAAGATGTTTGGGAATTACTTTGTGGACTTTTTCAATTTAAATGGAATGAAGAAACTCAATTCTCTATAAAAATTATTATTTCAATGCTACCAGCTGTTTTTGTTGGTTTGTTTTTTGAAAAACAATTAGAAAGCTTTTTTGGCGGCAATGTTCGCTTTGTAGGCTTCATGCTACTAGTTACTGCAGTACTTCTTTACTTAGCAGACAAAGCTAAAGACACGGATAAAAAAGTTAGTTTTAAAAGTGCCTTTTTGGTTGGTATTTCTCAAGCCATAGCCATGCTACCTGGTATCTCTAGAAGTGGAGCAACTATTTCTACCTCTGTATTATTAGGGGTTGATAAAACTAAAGCCGCACGTTTTTCATTTTTAATGGTAGTTCCTTTAATTTTTGGTAAGATTTTTAAAGACTTATTAGGAGGAGAACTTACTTTTGATGGAGACAATAATGTTGCTATGGGTGCCGGTTTTATTGCTGCATTTATCGCAGGATTAGGAGCTTGTACTTGGATGATTCAACTCGTTAAGAAAAGCAAGCTTTCCTATTTCGCTATTTATTGTTTAATAGTAGGGCTTATTGCCATCGCCTATGGATATTTAGCATAA
- the truB gene encoding tRNA pseudouridine(55) synthase TruB: MKTKEDFLEGQTLLIDKPLEWSSFQAVNSIKWSIRRKFELKKIKVGHAGTLDPLATGLLLICTGKSTKTINELQGQAKEYTGTITLGGTTPSYDLESEINETFPTEHITEALIKEATQQFLGEIEQAPPIFSALKKDGKRLYEYAREGIEVEIKKRPITIHEFEITAIEDNIVSFRVACSKGTYIRSLAHDFGIALKSGAHLSSLRRTKIGNYNVDNAITTEAFNKLLNPESEENL, encoded by the coding sequence TTGAAAACTAAAGAAGATTTTTTAGAAGGACAAACACTTTTGATTGACAAACCATTAGAATGGTCTTCTTTCCAAGCGGTTAATTCTATTAAATGGAGTATCCGAAGAAAATTTGAGCTTAAAAAAATAAAAGTTGGTCACGCGGGCACCTTAGATCCTTTAGCGACAGGATTGCTGTTAATTTGCACAGGGAAATCTACCAAAACAATTAACGAACTTCAAGGTCAAGCAAAAGAATATACAGGAACTATAACTTTAGGAGGTACCACACCTTCTTATGATTTAGAATCTGAAATTAATGAAACCTTTCCTACCGAACATATTACCGAGGCCTTAATAAAAGAAGCTACTCAGCAATTTTTAGGTGAAATTGAACAAGCGCCACCTATTTTTTCAGCTTTAAAAAAAGACGGAAAACGTTTGTATGAATATGCAAGAGAAGGTATTGAAGTAGAAATAAAAAAGCGGCCAATTACTATTCACGAATTTGAGATTACCGCTATTGAAGATAACATAGTATCTTTTAGAGTAGCATGCAGCAAAGGCACCTATATTAGGTCTTTAGCCCATGATTTTGGGATTGCCCTGAAATCTGGAGCACATTTATCATCACTTAGAAGAACCAAAATAGGGAATTACAACGTAGATAATGCTATAACCACAGAGGCATTTAATAAGTTATTAAATCCTGAATCTGAAGAAAATCTTTAG
- a CDS encoding energy transducer TonB family protein, with amino-acid sequence MSLNKSQLSLLITIFSMAIVVLGLYNVHLGSSEKEEYVVELALLEEDPEELLDEEEQELQDQKEAEAIKSHMAFNETAKASQGNPEPLKTLEELMEEAENASDSDEPNELLTSDSGAYAANLKELKKKRQEAKQLLGEREAQKDVPTNNLAKRRTSISYSLIDRNHYNLPVPIYTCIEGGKIVVNIVVDSQGTVTDANFNKSSSSTSNGCLIDNALEYAYKASFNKSTKDSQKGTITYLFQEKAR; translated from the coding sequence ATGAGTTTAAATAAAAGTCAACTTTCATTATTAATCACAATTTTTTCAATGGCCATAGTGGTGTTGGGTTTATACAACGTACATTTAGGTTCATCGGAAAAAGAAGAGTATGTAGTGGAATTAGCTTTACTTGAGGAAGATCCTGAAGAACTTTTAGACGAAGAGGAACAAGAACTACAAGACCAAAAAGAAGCAGAAGCTATTAAAAGTCACATGGCTTTTAATGAAACAGCTAAAGCGAGTCAAGGAAACCCAGAGCCTTTAAAGACATTAGAAGAATTAATGGAAGAAGCAGAAAATGCCTCTGACAGCGATGAACCTAACGAACTTCTAACATCTGATTCTGGCGCATATGCTGCAAATTTAAAAGAACTTAAAAAAAAGCGTCAAGAAGCAAAACAATTACTTGGTGAACGCGAAGCTCAGAAAGATGTACCTACTAATAATTTAGCAAAACGCAGGACATCTATCTCTTACTCCTTAATAGACAGAAACCACTACAACTTACCTGTACCCATTTACACATGTATTGAAGGCGGTAAAATTGTAGTTAATATTGTCGTAGATAGTCAAGGTACTGTAACAGATGCCAACTTTAATAAAAGCAGCTCTAGCACTAGCAATGGTTGCTTAATAGATAATGCTTTAGAATATGCCTATAAAGCATCTTTCAATAAATCTACAAAAGATAGCCAGAAAGGTACCATCACCTATTTATTCCAAGAGAAGGCCCGCTAA
- a CDS encoding thioredoxin family protein, whose protein sequence is MNIVATKKNSQEVSELLKASLAKAMTYQEYRTTVSDLVVDKKSTGTVQNEALADYTLLNNKRMKRLDKTLKFSEDIIEKIESVQRKVTWLVLTESWCGDAAQTMPVMNKLASLNPNIDFKVILRDENLELMNQFLYNGTLSIPKLIMIDDATNTVFSEWGPRPSKATQLVNDYKNTHGTLTPEFKQDLQIWYTKDKGVHTAEDLLAGLLLE, encoded by the coding sequence ATGAATATCGTAGCTACCAAAAAGAACTCCCAAGAAGTTTCAGAATTACTAAAGGCAAGCCTAGCTAAGGCAATGACTTATCAAGAATATAGAACTACAGTTTCAGATTTAGTAGTAGATAAAAAATCTACAGGAACCGTTCAAAATGAAGCGCTTGCAGATTATACCCTGCTTAATAATAAACGTATGAAACGTTTAGATAAAACGCTTAAGTTTTCAGAGGATATAATAGAAAAAATAGAGAGCGTTCAAAGAAAAGTTACCTGGTTGGTACTTACAGAAAGCTGGTGTGGTGATGCTGCGCAAACTATGCCTGTAATGAATAAATTAGCGAGTCTCAATCCTAATATTGATTTTAAAGTTATTCTCCGTGATGAAAACTTAGAATTGATGAATCAATTTTTGTACAATGGCACCTTATCTATTCCTAAGTTAATAATGATTGATGATGCTACGAATACTGTATTTTCAGAGTGGGGTCCAAGACCTTCTAAGGCAACTCAATTGGTTAATGATTATAAAAATACACACGGGACGTTAACGCCAGAATTTAAGCAAGATTTGCAAATTTGGTATACAAAAGATAAAGGGGTACATACTGCGGAAGATTTATTAGCGGGCCTTCTCTTGGAATAA